In the Plasmodium gaboni strain SY75 chromosome 13, whole genome shotgun sequence genome, gttattaattaattaataattagTTTGACAATGTTACacttttattttgattgatactagaaataatatttgaataaaatataaaaggaaaaaaaaataataagaaaacGGAAGGAAAGATCTATCACTAACTCtctataatatatacatatatatatttattgaattcgtatatattttcacaaaaacattttttctaacttttaatataaaacaatgaaataaataataaaaaattaaataaatatatctacATATTAGTTATTTTATATNNNNNNNNNNNNNNNNNNNNNNNNNNNNNNNNNNNNNNNNNNNNNNNNNNNNNNNNNNNNNNNNNNNNNNNNNNNNNNNNNNNNNNNNNNNNNNNNNNNNNNNNNNNNNNNNNNNNNNNNNNNNNNNNNNNNNNNNNNNNNNNNNNNNNNNNNNNNNNNNNNNNNNNNNNNNNNNNNNNNTgtaacaatatatatatatatatatatatatgtagtATGTTTTAcattaattaataaaaataaataaataatacttaaaattttaattatatatatattttttcattcaAAAAGTCTGTGGTTTCGTGTATATTTCTTTCTCATtttaatgaaatatatataaatattaatattatattttcacatttaagaaaaaaaaaaaacgaaagaatgaaagaaaaataaaatagataATGTAAAAACAACATAAGaaaggaaatatattttgtgctatatatattcaatatataatacataaatatattgtggtatgttataatatttaatttaaaataagtatatatttattctctacattatatttgtttttctattttttaataatatttttttcattttatatatgttgttgcttttataaaatattattaatttcaaaatatattcaaattaATTAGccaacaaaaaaaaaaaaaaaaaaaaaaaaaaaacaagcatatattataacaaaaatatttatataaaaattttgaagATATAATTGAATTGTGGATAAGGAAAAAATTGTATACGAAATATGTAAaaagtattatatataatttatagatatatattactatatNNNNNNNNNNNNNNNNNNNNNNNNNNNNNNNNNNNNNNNNNNNNNNNNNNNNNNNNNNNNNNNNNNNNNNNNNNNNNNNNNNNNNNNNNNNNNNNNNNNNNNNNNNNNNNNNNNNNNNNNNNNNNNNNNNNNNNNNNNNNNNNNNNNNNNNNNNNNNNNNNNNNNNNNNNNNNNNNNNNNNNNNNNNNNNNNNNNNNNNNNNNNNNNNNNNNNNNNNNNNNNNNNNNNNNNNNNNNNNNNNNNNNNNNNNNNNNNNNNNNNNNNNNNNNNNNNNNNNNNNNNNNNNNNNNNNNNNNNNNNatatatatatatatataacatatatattgtatatatttattataatattattaaacaCTTTAAAATATGGTGGATTTAATGAAGATACTTTAATTTTtagataattttttattttataaatattttcttcatatgttatttataaataaatatatgtatatatatattttatttatatttatatttttctttgttTAAATTCgaaatgaacaaaaaaagggataataataaattatatagcaacgaaattatttattttctttctttttcataatttttatgttttagAAAAGAAATCTATATTAATTTAGTctttatatgtatatataattcaattacatttttctttatatttatattgttcccttttttttttttttgataaatatttttataaatatataaaccATATTCTATATTGTGTTGAAAATGGCAGAAGTAGCAAGtaagaataatatgataacatattttcataaaattaatataataaataaaagaaaaatatatatatatatatatttatgaaataacatgttgatttaaaaaaaaaattaaaaaatgtgatgattttttttttttttttttttataagattttattaaattatatgtatattaatatatagaGGAAAGTctcttaatatatatatatatatatatatatatatatattatttgtacgactattttatataacatataattatatattaatacatgTGTTAAATATGGgtgaaaaatatatttgtgaaatatttacacaacattatgtatttatgtaatatatattttttgttattattctgatataataaaatataagtTTTCTTATTATCTCCATATGTGAAATGTAATACAATTATATGttgttttgttttattatatattatatacatatattttttttttttttttttatggTTCTTTAGAGAATAAAAACAcagaaaaattaaatagAAACGAAAAGCAAAACGATGTAAGGctaacaaatatattagCAGCAAAGGCCGTTGCCGATGTTACAAGAACAAGCCTAGGGCCAAAGGGGATGGATAAGATGgtatgaatatttatatatatatgtatatatatatatttatctatttgcataatttgtttatttataaaaatagtaTATCAATTGaaatatcaatatatattttatatggtgctacatatatatatttttattatttgttattatttattttcaatttttgCTATAGATTGAAGATGGTAAAGGGGGTGTTATTATAACAAATGATGGAGCTAcaattttaaaagaaatgGCTGTAGCCCACCCAACAGCCAAAATGATTGTTGAACTTAGTAAAGCTCAAGATGTAGAAGCAGGTGATGGTACTACATCGGTTGTGGTAATGTGTGGTTCATTTTTGAATGTATGCAAATCATTAttagataaaaatatacattgTCAGAAAATATCTGAAAGTTTTTTTGAGGCCTCATTAAAAAGTGAAGAAATATTAAGAGAAATGTCTATACCTATTgatttaaatgataaaaatatgttaataCAAAATGCAATAACATCATTAAATTCAAAGGTTGTATCTTATAATTCATCCTTATTAGCACCAATTGCTGTAGATgtcatattaaaaattacAGACATTAACAAAGATACAAATGTCGATTTAAATAATGTGCGaattgtaaaaaaattagGAGGTACCATTGAAGATACCGAAATTGTAGATGGATTAATTTTTACAGGAAATAAAATTAGTAAAAAAGCCCAAGGCCTAAAAAATTTAACTCAAGCAAAAATTGGATTAATTCAATTTTGTTTATCATTACCTAAAACAGATATGGACAATACAGTTGTAGTAAAAGATTATAATAGTATGGATAGATTATTAAGAGAAGAACGTTTAATTATTGgtaaaatgataaaaaaaatagcTAGCACAGGAtgtaatttattaataatacaGAAAAGTATATTACGTGATGCTGTAAATGATTTAGCATTGGACTTTTTAGCTAAAGCTAAAATTATGGttataaaagatatagATAGAGAAGATATTGAATTTATATCAAAAACATGTAATTGTATCCCAGTAGCTAGCTTAGATTATTTTACAGCAGATAAACTAGGATATGCTGAAAATGTCACAACTGAATCAGTAGGATATGGAGAAATAGTAAAAATAACAGGTGTAGAGTCAAAAAATACTATATCAGTTTTATTAAGAGcttcaaataatttaatgTTAGATGAAGCAGAAAGATCATTACATGATGCATTATGTGTTGTTAGAAGCTTGATTAAAGAAAAGGCTGTATTACCAGGTGGTGCAGCACCAGAAATGGAATTATCTCAAAAATTGTATCAATGGGCTAATACATTAAAGGGTTCAAAACAAATATGTGTAAAAGCATTTTCGGATGCCTTAGAATTAATTCCTTATACTTTAGCAGAAAATGCAGGTTTATCACCACTTCATATTGTTACAGAATTAAGAAATAAACATGCAGAAGGTAATAAATATCATGGTATTAATATTAGAACTGGTACCATTTCAAATATGATTGATGAAAATGTTATACAACCTTTGTTAGTTACATCAACAGCAATTAAATTGGCAACCGAAACTGTTATGATGATTCTTAAAATTGATGACACTGTTATTTGTAgataaacaaaaataataattaaataaataaacaaaaaaaaaatataaataaatcatatatatatattatttcctTTATGTATGTACAAAAAACACAAGTTTagattaaaaaaaaagaaaaagaaaaagaaattctaataatattacaGATATGAGATATAAATAGGAAgttatattttcataaaataatatcactttatatttttatcaattaaatatataagaaatacatatgaaagaaaatataacggtttatatattataatgtgtgcatttttattaatacataaCTGGAAGTGTACAgaatacaaaaaaaaaaaaaaataatataataataagaatacatattatatatatatatatatatatatttataattttattataatattttatgttcCATTTTTTCACCAGAAATTATTAAGTATTATTGTATGCATgtattaaattaatataatatatatttatatatacgTATATACATTAATACTTGTTTGACAATAATTTGGcttatgaatattatttataattatttgtatttatttattttttttatttttaacatatatttttttccataatatttttctcctttacatttttatattatattggcactactatatatatatatatcatatatattattaaatttattcttcatttttatttaaataattttttaagctaaaatatattaattaaaatatgaatttCATCATTCTATATAGaatttatctttttttttttttttttttttttattcataactccaaagaaaaaacaaaaaaaaattaaaataaaacttcattaataaaataatacgctattatatatataacatacatatatgtatgtatataaatatagggatatcttttatatatacgAATAAACATTTCCTTCAAAATAACATTCTATTATCCTCCTggaataatataataacaatagTATTCACAATTAACCCGTATCTAAACGttttattgtatataaatgtgaaaataaatgaattaaatatattagcatttatatatatttgttttattaattaCAAATGAtccatatttatatatatatatatatatatatatatatatataaataattatcacTTTTATAAATCTATATAGATtaatcataattatttttttatttttcaatttAATTCAAAATACAAAAGTATTctgaaaaattattaataattaataacACAGTAATTTTACAacttataattataaagaatctgttgttttaaaattttaaaaaggatattttgatattattaaataataataataataaaattatttataaatatttctaattaataaaataatcTATACGTGTATAAGATAATTTTGTAGaaaaatggaaaatataaaattaggtaagtatttttttattattttttttttttttttttttttttttttttttttaattaatttgattcatggaatatatatatatatatatatatatatataccaaaaaaatatataatgtttaactattatttttttttgttttgtttttaaaagGATTTATGGGTCTTGGCCAAATGGGATCTGCATTAGCCCATGGAATAGCAAATgcaaatattataaagaaggaaaatttattttattacgGACCatctaaaaaaaatagtacCTTGAATTATATGAGTTCCAATGAAGAAGTAATgagataaaatattttaattatataactttctttttttttttttttttttttttttaatataattttttgataatatacgttttattttattgtgTAGCTCGCACGCCATTGTGATATAATTGTATGTGCTGTAAAACCCGATATAGCTGGTTCTGTgttaaataatattaagGTACACtaatgaaaaaaagaaaaaagtatatgcataaatatatatatatatatacatgtgTTATGGTTTGTATTTTTAgttaattttaaaaattattgtaattataatccttcatattattattattttattttttattttttttttctacaGCCCTATTTATCATCCAAATTGTTAATATCAATATGCGGTGGATTAAACATTGGAAAACTAGAACAggtatatatttgtatttatatctatacgtatttacatatatatgtatatgcacatattttttattgtatacttatattatatatgtttttttttttttttttttttttttttttttttttttttaagatGGTAGGAAGTGAAAACAAAATCGTGTGGGTTATGCCCAATACACCATGTTTAGTAGGTGAAGgatcttttatatattgttccaataaaaatgtaaactctactgataaaaaatatgtcaatgatatttttaattcatGTGGAATTATTCatgaaataaaagaaaaagatatgGATATAGCAACAGCTATTTCTGGTTGTGGACCTGcatatgtttatttatttattgaaaGTTTAATTGATGCTGGAGTAAAAAATGGATTATCTAGAgaattatcaaaaaatCTAGCTTTACAAACAATTAAAGGTTCAGTTGAAATGGTCAAAAAATCAGATCAACCTGTTCAACAACTGAAAGATAACATTGTTTCACCTGGAGGAATAACAGCTGTAGGATTATATTCTTTGgaaaaaaattcttttaaatatacaggtattaaaaaattaaaatgttaaattattaatatatatatttataattataacaagttttttttaaatgtatatattttataataaaagtacatcattaattatgatatatttatttatttttttttttgttagTAATGAATGCCGTTGAAGCTGCTTGTGAAAAATCTAAATCCATGGGTagtaaataaattataacattattattataaatatatgtttttgTTGTCCATATTGATTATATTGTATGAATTCAACATATCCTCTTATTttctgttttttttttttttgtatactaatattcattttataaaagaaaatttataaattttatgaaaaaatttaacagaaaaaaaaaaataataataataaattgaaatgtttaaaaatatgaatgaaaTACAAATGTGTATTATGAATTTTAAGgatattttaatatataatttaattcataaatattatatatatttttaggtgtattatatttttttttaatatcatttttatgtccacttttttaaaaaataaaatattaaaaaaaaaaaaaaaaacaatgGAAGGTGAAAAGTATTATTAAttcattataaataaatatatgtatattttatatatatatgaatattataaattgaacaaaaaaattaaagaacATAGAAATGAAAGGaaaattaataaagaataatattaaaaagataatataaaactaaacaaattatatatatatatatatatatattatttttttctgtaTGTAATACTATTTAACccaaaataaatacaacATAGATACTTTTcttattttcttattttctttttatttttttttttttaataaattatgtctcttttttaaaaaagaaacatcTTAATAAGtctaatatattaatttttttattatctgTATAATGTTcagaattaaaaaaatcataatTTCCTTGGTTGCTATCTGTTTTAAATTTTGAGTTTctgtttttatttatatttggATTATTTGTTAAATTTACTGTATTATCTGAATGGATAAGTTCATCATCTATTGAATTATCTGACGTATTATGTGTATTATCAGAATAAGTTTTCTGttcattattatgattCTCACTGAAAAATATTGCATCATCGTCagtaatataatttaaattaagATCATCTTCcattattttgtttttattatcttttatatttttatcttcttTTCTACTTTTTTGATTTTCCTCTGTTTGATTTTGTTCTGTTTGATTTTGTTCTGTTTGATTTTGTTCTGTTTGATTTTCTTCTGTTTGATTTTCTTCTGTTTGGTTTTCTTCTGTTTGGTTTTCTTCTGTTTGGTTTTCTTCTGTTTGGTTTTCTTCTGTTTGGCTTTCTTCTGTTTGGTTTTCTTCTATTTGGTTTTCTTCTGTTTGATTTTCATTTGTTATGTTTTCATTTGTTTGATCCATATCTGCATTATTACGCTTTTTTGTTGAAGAACCATTTGgtgtttttttattatcatgCGTTATCATCCTGTCTATATTTAGATCATCATCATTGTTATTCATATATGTAAggttattatattcatccgtgtgaaaataaagatttttttttaaaagtataaaatatatttcattgAGTAATATTCTAATACCTGTGTTGGGAATAACATTaacataattatttttttcatttttgtttctattgaatatattacttttattGACGCTTTCTAATTTTTCaagaaataaattattattagaaaaTAGCTTGGtgaaataattaataaatcCACTAGAAGAAGAGGAAGATGAAGTATTATTTTTAGTAAAggaattattatttttatttatcatatCTAATATTTCTTCAATATTGTTTAGATCAAATTTATCTCCTTCTTCCATAAgattaaaattaaaatttaaatatggagaaattaattttttattcttcttctcattattattattattattattattgtttgTATCTATGTTATGATTATCTATTGTATGACTGAGTGAATTATTTTTCGATGAATCTTTTGGATTATCTGTTTggttattatttatatgattatttttagATAATAGGAAAgaattattcataaaaGAAGAATCAGAATTCATTTTGTCATTGTTAAAGATAAGATTAGAAATTTT is a window encoding:
- a CDS encoding pyrroline-5-carboxylate reductase encodes the protein MENIKLGFMGLGQMGSALAHGIANANIIKKENLFYYGPSKKNSTLNYMSSNEELARHCDIIVCAVKPDIAGSVLNNIKPYLSSKLLISICGGLNIGKLEQMVGSENKIVWVMPNTPCLVGEGSFIYCSNKNVNSTDKKYVNDIFNSCGIIHEIKEKDMDIATAISGCGPAYVYLFIESLIDAGVKNGLSRELSKNLALQTIKGSVEMVKKSDQPVQQLKDNIVSPGGITAVGLYSLEKNSFKYTVMNAVEAACEKSKSMGSK
- a CDS encoding putative TCP-1/cpn60 chaperonin family; this translates as MAEVAKNKNTEKLNRNEKQNDVRLTNILAAKAVADVTRTSLGPKGMDKMIEDGKGGVIITNDGATILKEMAVAHPTAKMIVELSKAQDVEAGDGTTSVVVMCGSFLNVCKSLLDKNIHCQKISESFFEASLKSEEILREMSIPIDLNDKNMLIQNAITSLNSKVVSYNSSLLAPIAVDVILKITDINKDTNVDLNNVRIVKKLGGTIEDTEIVDGLIFTGNKISKKAQGLKNLTQAKIGLIQFCLSLPKTDMDNTVVVKDYNSMDRLLREERLIIGKMIKKIASTGCNLLIIQKSILRDAVNDLALDFLAKAKIMVIKDIDREDIEFISKTCNCIPVASLDYFTADKLGYAENVTTESVGYGEIVKITGVESKNTISVLLRASNNLMLDEAERSLHDALCVVRSLIKEKAVLPGGAAPEMELSQKLYQWANTLKGSKQICVKAFSDALELIPYTLAENAGLSPLHIVTELRNKHAEGNKYHGINIRTGTISNMIDENVIQPLLVTSTAIKLATETVMMILKIDDTVICR